Proteins from one Triticum aestivum cultivar Chinese Spring chromosome 7A, IWGSC CS RefSeq v2.1, whole genome shotgun sequence genomic window:
- the LOC123149545 gene encoding heptahelical transmembrane protein ADIPOR1: protein MDQESSMGAGQLQEEEAPAAMAKSAKRRGKQQRREGGGGGKKRRRQQQQQEYRLVSYEELPEYMKENEFILNHYRSEWPLLHAFLSVFSWHNETINIWTHLLGFFLFLGLTLWHLAQYFPQVAHLIGHLSWPISKVAENVSSNIGDVLSGAASFMQASPGLAMAAAAGVGPTTRWPFFVFLAGAMFCLMSSCACHLLSCHSHRLNLFLIRLDYTGIAVMIVVSFFPPIYYIFQCEPRWQVAYLSAISLAGAATVYALMSPRLSDAKYRAHRALLFVGMGLSGVVPAVHAAAVNWHEPRRNVTLAYEGAMAASYLVGTAFYLTRVPERWRPGMFDLCGQSHQIFHLLVIAGALAHYGAAIVFLRVRDEMGCPAN, encoded by the exons ATGGACCAGGAGAGCAGCATGGGCGCCGGGCagctgcaggaggaggaggcgccggcggccATGGCGAAGTCGGCGAAGAGGAGGGGCAAGCAGcagaggagggaggggggagggggagggaagaagaggcggcggcagcagcagcagcaggagtacCGGCTCGTGAGCTACGAGGAGCTGCCGGAGTACATGAAGGAGAACGAGTTCATCCTCAACCACTACCGCTCCGAGTGGCCGCTGCTGCACGCCTTCCTCAGCGTCTTCTCCTGGCACAACGAGACCATCAACATCTGGACGCACCTGCTGGGGTTCTTCCTGTTCTTGGGCCTCACCCTCTGGCACCTCGCCCAGTACTTCCCCCAGGTCGCCCACCTCATCGGCCACCTCTCCTG GCCCATCTCCAAGGTCGCAGAGAATGTCTCCAGCAACATAGGCGACGTCCTCTCC GGCGCGGCGTCGTTCATGCAGGCGAGCCCGGggctggcgatggcggcggcggcgggggtggggcCGACGACGCGGTGGCCCTTCTTCGTGTTCCTGGCGGGCGCCATGTTCTGCCTGATGAGCAGCTGCGCGTGCCACCTGCTGTCGTGCCACTCGCACCGCCTCAACCTCTTCCTCATCCGCCTCGACTACACCGGCATCGCCGTCATGATCGTCGTCTCCTTCTTCCCGCCCATCTACTACATCTTCCAGTGCGAGCCGCGCTGGCAGGTCGCCTACCTCTCCGCCATCTcgctcgccggcgccgccaccgTCTACGCGCTCATGTCGCCCCGCCTCAGCGACGCCAAGTACCGCGCCCACCGCGCGCTGCTCTTCGTCGGGATGGGCCTGTCGGGCGTCGTGCCGGCCGTGCACGCCGCCGCGGTCAACTGGCACGAGCCGCGCCGGAACGTCACGCTGGCGTACGAGGgcgccatggccgcctcgtacCTCGTCGGCACCGCCTTCTACCTCACCCGCGTGCCCGAGCGGTGGAGGCCCGGGATGTTCGACCTGTGCGGGCAGAGCCATCAGATATTTCACCTGCTTGTCATCGCCGGCGCGCTCGCGCACTACGGCGCCGCCATCGTCTTCCTCAGGGTCCGCGACGAGATGGGCTGCCCAGCCAACTGA